The following proteins come from a genomic window of Bacteroidia bacterium:
- a CDS encoding glycosyltransferase — MPRVLRIINRFNLGGPTYNVAYLSKYLAPEFETLLVGGEKDETEDSSEFILDQLGLKPIIIPEMKREINWKNDRAAYQKIKKIIEEFKPDIVHTHASKAGALGRLAAYNCNVPVIVHTFHGHVFHSYFGKLKTFFYKSVERYLAKKSTCIIAISEKQQYELATIHKICEVNKIKIIPLGFDLQRFQENKEKKRVEFRSKYNIDEDEIVISIVGRLVPIKNHRLFLDALKIVSEKTEKKIRAFIIGDGEEHANIEAYARLQKINFSDATKSTEKKLLTFTSWIKNIDVAMAGSDIIALTSFNEGTPVSLIEAQAAGKPIVSCKVGGIENIVMEQKTALLSENNNVVELVKNMLILIENEALRKKFSEEGWNFVNQKFSYQRLANDTKLVYENLLQSQKQAKRAI; from the coding sequence ATGCCTCGAGTTTTAAGGATTATCAACCGTTTCAATTTGGGTGGCCCCACCTACAACGTTGCCTATCTGAGTAAATATTTAGCGCCCGAATTTGAAACCTTATTAGTAGGTGGAGAAAAAGACGAAACCGAAGACAGCTCCGAATTTATTTTGGATCAATTGGGTTTAAAACCCATTATTATTCCAGAAATGAAACGCGAAATCAACTGGAAAAACGATCGAGCAGCCTATCAAAAAATAAAAAAAATAATTGAAGAATTTAAACCAGATATCGTACACACACATGCGTCAAAAGCTGGCGCTTTGGGCAGATTAGCTGCATACAATTGTAATGTTCCTGTAATTGTACATACTTTTCACGGACATGTTTTTCATTCGTATTTCGGTAAATTGAAAACTTTTTTTTACAAAAGTGTGGAACGATATCTCGCAAAAAAAAGCACGTGTATCATCGCGATTAGCGAAAAACAACAATACGAATTGGCGACTATTCATAAAATCTGCGAAGTAAACAAAATAAAAATTATTCCGCTGGGATTTGATTTGCAACGATTTCAGGAGAATAAAGAAAAAAAACGAGTTGAATTCCGATCGAAATACAATATTGATGAAGATGAAATTGTGATTTCCATTGTGGGACGTTTGGTTCCGATTAAAAATCATCGTTTATTTTTAGATGCTTTGAAAATAGTTTCTGAAAAAACAGAAAAAAAAATTCGAGCATTTATTATTGGTGATGGTGAAGAGCACGCGAATATTGAGGCGTATGCACGACTTCAAAAAATTAATTTTTCGGACGCTACAAAATCAACTGAAAAAAAGTTGCTCACGTTCACTTCCTGGATAAAAAATATTGATGTTGCGATGGCAGGCAGCGATATTATTGCGCTTACGTCCTTTAACGAAGGCACTCCCGTAAGTTTAATTGAAGCACAAGCTGCAGGAAAACCAATAGTTTCCTGTAAAGTAGGCGGGATTGAAAATATTGTGATGGAGCAAAAAACAGCTTTGTTATCCGAAAACAATAATGTAGTTGAATTAGTTAAAAACATGCTTATTTTAATTGAAAATGAAGCGCTTCGGAAAAAATTTTCGGAGGAAGGATGGAATTTTGTTAACCAGAAATTTAGCTATCAGCGCTTAGCCAATGATACTAAATTAGTATACGAAAATTTGCTACAATCGCAAAAACAAGCGAAAAGAGCCATTTGA
- a CDS encoding polysaccharide biosynthesis/export family protein, with product MRKILFYLFVVISMTGCSMLNPSIMLKTPKDYQYAKLTDSLSPKEYKISPNDIVDFRMYTNDGFKLVDLASLNTTGTSATAYQATTNYIVEYDGFVKLPIIGRVKISGLTIREAELMLEQKYTPFYVKPFVLVKVTNERVIVFPGDPGLAKVIPLENSNTTLLEALALAGGISENGKAWKVKLIRGNADDYKVYLIDLSKIDGLKQGEMILQANDLIYVEPRRNTTLKLLTELTPYLTLISTLFVTYALIKSLK from the coding sequence ATGCGTAAAATTTTATTCTACTTATTTGTAGTGATTTCCATGACGGGATGTTCTATGCTAAATCCGAGTATCATGTTGAAGACACCAAAGGATTATCAATATGCCAAGTTAACAGATTCTTTGAGTCCGAAGGAATACAAAATTTCTCCCAATGACATTGTTGATTTCAGAATGTACACCAACGACGGTTTTAAACTCGTTGATTTAGCATCACTAAATACCACGGGAACTTCTGCTACTGCTTATCAAGCAACAACAAATTATATAGTGGAATACGATGGATTCGTGAAATTGCCGATTATAGGTCGTGTAAAAATATCAGGACTCACCATAAGAGAAGCGGAATTAATGTTAGAACAAAAATACACTCCTTTTTATGTCAAACCATTTGTATTGGTAAAAGTAACAAACGAGCGTGTTATTGTTTTTCCAGGAGATCCGGGATTGGCAAAAGTAATTCCGCTAGAAAACAGTAATACAACACTTTTGGAAGCACTTGCGCTTGCTGGTGGAATTTCTGAAAACGGCAAAGCTTGGAAAGTAAAATTGATTCGCGGAAATGCCGATGACTATAAAGTATATTTAATTGACTTGTCTAAAATTGATGGATTAAAGCAAGGAGAAATGATATTACAAGCCAATGATTTAATTTATGTGGAACCAAGACGTAACACAACATTGAAATTACTGACTGAACTCACACCTTACTTGACTTTGATATCAACACTGTTTGTTACCTACGCTCTAATAAAGAGCCTTAAGTAA
- a CDS encoding polysaccharide biosynthesis tyrosine autokinase, with the protein MYQDDINSTKENFDLYRERLTNFGSEFEIGLFLFIARKCVPWILAFFILGIGSSYIYVRYSPWVYESSTILQIRADNTANKVLDMQNLSDKTNDDLPEAIELMRSKVFLKEVLFQLPLQTSYFTEGTFKNNELYTSSPFEVKADIKSSEIIGRKINIHFYNSEKGTLQFQLNKQVYNYSFQVNQLLHLPDVDLKITLNNYKNITQEQNGLKQDAFYFILNDSDNLVNQYYNRLTVKILNDDAKSVLISFRDNNPTKAADIVRTVAAEFMQFDVEKKSQSAKSVLTFIDEQLDNVYEKLKNSEDSIESFKKENNIDPNPELATANVARLNSLEDRITTVELEENLLKQIEVNIKAQKNIDASDLLTMLAGSDYAISITDQMKELHDLLVQKEKMLYNVTPDNEEIKSVNYEIEAQQKILLAAISSIYKQEEDKKQNLIGKAAEFENKNFQVPANDVEYSRLERLYAINEKYYTLLLERKTEYSISKAGYVSQNVILEKPEISRKPISPDKNIAITVGLLLALLSSLLLILLRYVFYNEINSLHEITKHTSASVSILGIVPKYQNEIPVSQLLIDKSPKSIVAEAFRSIRTNLQFISNDPASKIIAVTSTISGEGKTFVAINLAGIIAFSGKKVIILDLDMRKPKIHLGFNAENTKGMSTALIGKDSLEDCIQKSNLQNLDFITAGPIPPNPSELIISPKMDVILAELKTKYDMIIIDNPPVGLVTDGIAMIQKADYPIYILRAEYSKRSFIQNVDRLFNENNIKKISIILNGVDVKRKSYGYNYGYGYGYGYGSGYGYYDEEHKKKKSFFSKK; encoded by the coding sequence ATGTATCAAGACGATATTAATTCGACAAAAGAAAATTTTGATCTTTACAGAGAGCGTTTAACCAATTTCGGCAGTGAATTTGAAATTGGTTTGTTTCTTTTTATCGCACGTAAGTGCGTGCCTTGGATTCTTGCTTTTTTTATTCTTGGAATTGGTTCTTCTTATATCTATGTGCGCTACTCCCCTTGGGTGTACGAATCAAGTACTATTTTGCAAATAAGAGCAGACAATACAGCTAACAAAGTATTGGATATGCAAAATTTATCTGATAAAACAAACGATGATTTACCAGAAGCCATCGAATTGATGCGTTCAAAAGTATTTTTAAAGGAAGTGCTCTTTCAATTGCCTTTGCAGACAAGTTATTTTACAGAAGGTACTTTTAAGAATAATGAATTATATACGAGTTCTCCGTTTGAGGTAAAAGCGGATATCAAATCATCGGAAATAATTGGACGAAAAATAAATATTCATTTTTACAATTCTGAAAAAGGGACGCTTCAATTCCAATTAAATAAGCAAGTTTACAACTATTCTTTCCAAGTGAATCAATTGCTCCACTTGCCAGATGTTGATCTTAAAATTACTCTCAACAATTATAAAAATATCACCCAAGAACAAAACGGGCTGAAACAAGATGCTTTCTATTTTATTCTAAATGATTCCGATAACCTCGTCAATCAATATTACAATCGTTTAACAGTTAAGATATTGAACGACGATGCGAAATCTGTTTTGATTTCATTTAGAGATAACAATCCTACAAAAGCGGCAGATATTGTGAGAACAGTAGCTGCCGAGTTCATGCAATTTGATGTGGAGAAAAAGAGCCAAAGTGCGAAAAGCGTATTGACTTTTATAGATGAACAATTGGATAATGTATATGAAAAACTAAAAAATTCGGAAGATTCCATCGAAAGTTTTAAAAAAGAAAACAACATTGATCCCAACCCGGAACTTGCTACTGCAAACGTTGCGCGTCTTAATAGTTTAGAAGATCGAATTACGACTGTAGAATTGGAAGAAAATTTATTGAAACAAATAGAAGTAAATATTAAGGCTCAAAAAAATATAGATGCCTCTGATTTATTAACGATGCTTGCTGGCTCGGATTATGCCATTTCTATTACCGATCAGATGAAAGAATTACACGATTTATTGGTGCAAAAAGAAAAAATGCTGTACAATGTTACTCCCGATAACGAAGAAATAAAATCCGTTAATTACGAAATTGAGGCGCAACAAAAAATATTATTGGCTGCCATCTCTTCCATATACAAACAAGAGGAAGACAAAAAGCAAAACCTGATTGGTAAAGCTGCTGAGTTTGAAAATAAAAATTTTCAAGTGCCAGCAAACGATGTCGAATACAGCCGTTTAGAAAGACTTTATGCCATCAACGAAAAATATTACACCTTGCTGCTGGAGCGAAAAACAGAATATTCCATCTCCAAAGCAGGCTATGTTTCGCAGAATGTTATACTCGAGAAACCAGAAATTAGCCGAAAACCTATTTCTCCTGATAAAAATATAGCGATCACCGTAGGCTTGCTGTTGGCGCTATTGAGTAGTTTGTTACTTATTTTATTACGCTATGTTTTTTACAACGAAATTAATTCTTTGCATGAAATTACCAAGCATACCAGTGCTTCTGTAAGTATTTTGGGAATTGTACCTAAATATCAAAATGAAATTCCCGTATCACAATTACTCATTGATAAAAGCCCGAAATCCATTGTAGCAGAGGCATTCCGATCCATACGAACCAATTTGCAATTTATTTCCAACGACCCTGCTTCAAAAATTATTGCCGTTACCTCTACCATTTCTGGAGAAGGAAAAACATTTGTTGCTATTAATTTAGCAGGGATTATCGCCTTCTCAGGGAAAAAAGTAATTATTCTGGATTTAGATATGCGCAAACCAAAAATACATTTGGGCTTTAACGCAGAAAATACAAAAGGAATGAGCACCGCTTTAATTGGTAAAGATAGTTTGGAAGATTGTATCCAAAAAAGCAATCTTCAAAACCTTGATTTTATTACAGCAGGACCCATTCCGCCAAATCCTTCAGAGTTAATTATCAGCCCTAAAATGGATGTAATTCTTGCGGAATTAAAAACAAAATACGATATGATTATTATCGACAATCCTCCTGTAGGACTTGTTACAGACGGAATTGCGATGATTCAAAAAGCAGATTATCCGATTTATATTTTGCGTGCAGAGTATTCTAAACGCAGTTTTATTCAAAATGTCGATCGGCTTTTTAATGAAAATAATATTAAAAAGATTTCGATTATACTAAATGGTGTGGACGTTAAACGAAAATCATACGGCTACAATTATGGCTACGGATATGGTTATGGATATGGTTCTGGATACGGTTATTACGATGAAGAACACAAAAAGAAGAAATCATTCTTTTCAAAAAAATAA
- the rfbC gene encoding dTDP-4-dehydrorhamnose 3,5-epimerase encodes MEFKSTPIADLWIIQPKVFEDERGYFFESYNKSIFLKHGVDTEFLQDNQSLSQKNVLRGLHFQNPPYAQGKLVRVIKGAVWDIAVDIRKNSKTYGHSFGIELSEKNKTMFWIPTGFAHGFLTLEDDTIFSYKCTNVYNKNAEDSILWDDSDLKIDWKITEPLLSEKDKNAQPLKNFVSLF; translated from the coding sequence ATGGAATTTAAGAGCACCCCTATTGCGGATTTATGGATTATCCAACCCAAAGTATTTGAAGACGAGAGAGGTTATTTCTTTGAATCGTACAACAAATCTATTTTTTTGAAACACGGTGTGGATACCGAATTTTTGCAAGACAATCAATCGCTTTCTCAAAAAAATGTTTTGCGCGGATTGCATTTTCAAAATCCACCTTATGCACAGGGTAAATTGGTACGCGTTATTAAAGGTGCCGTTTGGGATATTGCGGTAGATATTCGTAAAAACTCGAAAACATACGGACATTCTTTCGGCATCGAATTGAGTGAAAAAAACAAAACAATGTTTTGGATTCCTACTGGATTTGCACACGGATTTTTGACCTTAGAAGACGATACTATTTTTTCCTATAAATGTACCAACGTTTACAATAAAAATGCCGAAGACAGCATTCTTTGGGACGATTCTGATTTGAAAATTGATTGGAAAATTACCGAGCCTCTTTTGTCTGAAAAAGATAAAAACGCACAGCCTCTTAAAAATTTTGTAAGCCTATTTTAA
- a CDS encoding MraY family glycosyltransferase, giving the protein MSSRQYIVLIYGIFFICATIFSLLVNGLFVKFSKTLGIRPDNEPVIRWGSLTKPSFGGISFYMIFLFSVASYSIFFEQSEILLNKQLLGIMLACTVGFLVGLADDAYNTKPLLKFLAQVLCGIILIATGTFIHAFEENNLNYLFTIFWIVAVMNSINMLDNMDAITTTVSIFILFTAVLVTVFNDDVTNMFLIILIGVMAALIGFLFYNWNPSKIYMGDTGSQFMGVFLGAIGIIYFWNFKTGSEKIIFSRDFFAVLMAFIVPIIDTTVVVINRLSKGKSPFIGGKDHTTHHLSYLGFSDRQVAYTFAGISLLSAFFTLLIVKIIVDWGYMYMAIFGLYFLILFSFFLSLTIRRNKKLKHDGATR; this is encoded by the coding sequence ATGTCCTCTCGTCAATACATTGTACTTATCTATGGCATATTTTTTATATGTGCTACGATTTTTTCATTATTGGTAAACGGCTTGTTTGTGAAATTTTCAAAAACACTTGGTATTCGCCCAGATAACGAACCAGTTATACGTTGGGGAAGTCTTACCAAACCATCCTTCGGAGGAATTTCTTTTTACATGATTTTTTTATTTTCCGTAGCTTCTTATTCTATTTTTTTCGAGCAAAGCGAAATCTTGTTAAACAAACAATTACTCGGCATTATGCTCGCTTGCACTGTTGGATTTTTAGTGGGATTAGCCGACGATGCTTACAATACAAAACCACTATTAAAATTTTTAGCGCAAGTTCTTTGTGGCATTATATTGATTGCAACAGGAACTTTTATTCACGCTTTCGAGGAAAATAATCTCAATTATCTATTTACTATTTTTTGGATTGTAGCCGTTATGAATTCCATTAATATGCTAGATAATATGGATGCTATCACCACCACCGTTTCTATTTTTATTCTTTTTACTGCCGTACTTGTTACCGTTTTTAACGACGATGTCACCAATATGTTCCTCATCATACTTATTGGTGTAATGGCGGCATTGATAGGCTTTTTATTTTACAATTGGAATCCTTCCAAAATATATATGGGCGATACAGGAAGCCAATTTATGGGTGTTTTCTTGGGTGCAATCGGAATTATTTATTTTTGGAACTTCAAAACAGGCAGTGAAAAAATTATTTTTTCAAGAGATTTTTTTGCCGTATTGATGGCATTTATTGTTCCGATTATTGATACAACCGTTGTAGTTATCAATCGCTTATCAAAAGGCAAATCTCCTTTTATCGGCGGCAAAGATCACACCACACACCATTTATCTTATCTCGGATTTAGTGATCGACAAGTAGCGTATACATTTGCCGGAATTTCGTTATTATCCGCCTTTTTTACTTTGTTAATCGTAAAAATAATTGTAGATTGGGGATATATGTATATGGCTATTTTCGGTCTTTATTTCTTAATTTTATTTTCTTTTTTTCTTTCACTAACGATACGAAGAAATAAAAAATTAAAACACGATGGAGCTACGCGATAG
- a CDS encoding transglycosylase SLT domain-containing protein has translation MELRDRLKKIISRIQKPMFAIGGFFLLLLIFKLCSFYISDGDYQETFNSKYQIFALNLPKDLNFAGEKVPENDFTVRESVDKELMINTYWQSQTLLMHKRANRWFPIIEPILKSYGIPDDFKYLSLTESRLSNESSAAGAVGFWQLLPSTAKSYGLEVDENVDERYNVQKSTVVACKYFKDAYNALKNWTLVAASYNEGIAGVEKQLSKQQVCSYYDLLLNNETARYVFRVLAIKEIISHPKLYGFILRKSDLYPSIPTYSLQVDSSIGNLVLFAQQQNVNYKILKYFNPWLRQNSLDNPDKKTYTFEFPKKGIALNDLPDYDGSLPLTKEDSLLYVDKKNNSPVVCSPKGIIYSVKPNESLFSVSQKYSVTETLIKVWNNLDDTILKTGQELVLFPDKNVLKK, from the coding sequence ATGGAGCTACGCGATAGATTGAAAAAAATAATTTCCAGAATCCAAAAACCAATGTTCGCTATTGGCGGGTTTTTCTTGCTGTTATTGATTTTTAAATTATGTAGTTTTTACATTAGTGATGGAGATTATCAAGAAACATTTAATTCGAAATACCAAATATTTGCACTTAATTTACCCAAAGACCTCAATTTTGCCGGAGAAAAAGTACCTGAAAATGATTTTACAGTTCGCGAAAGTGTGGACAAAGAATTAATGATAAATACCTATTGGCAATCGCAAACATTGTTGATGCACAAGCGAGCAAACAGATGGTTTCCGATTATTGAACCCATTTTAAAAAGCTACGGAATTCCGGACGATTTTAAATACCTTTCCCTCACCGAAAGCCGTTTGTCGAATGAATCTTCTGCTGCTGGCGCAGTAGGTTTTTGGCAATTGTTGCCAAGTACCGCAAAATCCTATGGTTTGGAAGTGGACGAGAATGTGGACGAACGCTACAACGTACAAAAATCCACGGTAGTTGCTTGTAAATATTTTAAAGATGCTTACAATGCCTTGAAAAACTGGACGCTCGTTGCCGCTTCTTACAACGAAGGAATTGCTGGTGTGGAAAAACAATTGAGCAAACAACAAGTATGCAGTTATTACGATTTGTTACTAAACAATGAAACGGCGCGCTATGTTTTTCGCGTACTTGCCATCAAGGAAATTATTTCTCATCCTAAATTGTATGGTTTTATTTTGCGTAAAAGTGATTTGTATCCGAGCATTCCTACGTATTCACTTCAAGTGGATTCGTCCATCGGAAATTTAGTTTTATTTGCGCAACAACAAAATGTGAATTATAAAATTCTGAAATATTTTAATCCTTGGTTGCGCCAAAATTCTTTGGATAATCCCGACAAAAAAACATATACTTTCGAATTTCCTAAAAAAGGAATTGCTTTAAATGATCTTCCGGACTATGATGGTTCTCTTCCGCTAACAAAGGAAGACAGCTTATTGTATGTCGATAAAAAAAATAATTCTCCCGTGGTCTGTTCGCCAAAAGGAATTATTTATTCCGTAAAACCAAATGAAAGTCTTTTTTCTGTATCACAAAAATATAGCGTTACGGAAACTTTGATAAAAGTGTGGAATAATTTGGATGATACTATTTTAAAAACGGGTCAAGAGCTTGTTTTATTTCCTGACAAAAACGTTTTGAAAAAATAA
- a CDS encoding polyprenyl synthetase family protein gives MLSIETIKIPIQKEMQEFEPRFASSMKSTVPLLNTITHYIVKRKGKQIRPMFVFLSAKLCGTINDSTYRAAALIELLHTATLVHDDVVDDSDKRRGFFSINALWKNKIAVLVGDYLLSRGLLLSVENNDFHLLKIVSDAVREMSEGELLQIEKARKLDIEEMVYFEIIRKKTASLIASCCACGAASTTNDTLLIEKMKAFGELVGIAFQLKDDLFDYGSENIGKPTGIDIKEKKMTLPLIYSLSKASWNEKRKIILLVKNHNTNPQKVAEVIKFVVKNGGIEYATQKMNEYKNKALEILHHFEKSEARESLEQLVYYTIERKK, from the coding sequence ATGCTTTCCATAGAAACCATAAAAATACCCATTCAGAAAGAGATGCAGGAGTTTGAGCCGCGCTTCGCTTCGTCTATGAAAAGTACAGTTCCGCTACTCAATACCATCACGCATTATATTGTAAAAAGAAAAGGGAAGCAAATTCGTCCGATGTTTGTTTTTTTATCTGCAAAACTTTGCGGAACTATTAACGACAGTACATATAGAGCTGCTGCATTGATAGAATTATTACACACTGCTACCTTGGTGCACGATGATGTGGTGGATGATTCTGACAAAAGACGTGGTTTTTTTTCAATCAATGCGCTTTGGAAAAATAAAATTGCAGTATTAGTGGGCGATTATTTGCTTTCGCGAGGATTGCTTTTATCCGTAGAGAACAATGATTTTCACTTGCTCAAAATTGTGTCGGATGCCGTGCGCGAAATGAGCGAGGGCGAATTGCTCCAAATAGAGAAAGCGCGAAAATTAGACATCGAAGAAATGGTTTATTTCGAAATTATTCGTAAAAAAACAGCTTCTTTAATTGCATCGTGTTGCGCTTGTGGAGCAGCTTCGACAACAAATGATACACTTCTCATAGAAAAAATGAAAGCCTTTGGTGAGCTGGTCGGAATTGCTTTTCAACTGAAAGACGACTTGTTTGATTATGGTTCGGAAAACATCGGAAAACCAACAGGGATAGATATCAAAGAAAAAAAAATGACCTTACCTTTGATTTATTCGCTGAGCAAAGCTTCGTGGAACGAGAAAAGAAAAATAATTTTACTCGTAAAAAATCACAATACAAATCCTCAGAAAGTGGCAGAAGTTATTAAATTTGTCGTGAAAAACGGAGGGATTGAATACGCAACACAAAAAATGAATGAATACAAAAATAAAGCATTGGAAATACTTCATCATTTCGAAAAAAGTGAAGCAAGGGAATCATTGGAACAATTAGTGTATTATACGATTGAGCGTAAAAAATAA